Proteins encoded by one window of Chryseobacterium foetidum:
- a CDS encoding DinB family protein — protein MDTLKQLRDELTQEYKTTKQFFEIYPEDKGEYKPHEKSMAMNHLVTHIAEIFGWAGFMLNSSELDFSDSSMQPKLLTTRKEILETFENNYKQSMNALENATEDDLLPYWALKADGHELAKWTKYSAIRHSLDQITHHRAQLGVYYRLNDIELPGSYGPTADVQGF, from the coding sequence ATGGACACTCTGAAACAGTTGAGAGACGAGCTCACACAGGAGTACAAAACCACAAAGCAGTTTTTTGAAATTTATCCTGAAGACAAAGGAGAATACAAGCCACACGAAAAAAGCATGGCGATGAATCATCTCGTGACGCACATCGCAGAAATTTTTGGTTGGGCGGGCTTTATGCTCAATTCTTCTGAACTTGATTTTTCTGATAGTTCAATGCAACCAAAATTACTTACGACAAGAAAGGAAATTTTGGAGACTTTCGAAAACAATTACAAACAAAGCATGAATGCTCTGGAAAATGCCACAGAAGATGACCTCCTTCCGTATTGGGCTTTGAAAGCCGACGGACACGAACTGGCAAAATGGACAAAGTACTCAGCCATCCGCCACAGTTTGGATCAGATTACCCATCACAGGGCTCAGCTTGGGGTGTACTACCGTTTAAATGATATTGAACTTCCTGGAAGCTATGGTCCGACTGCAGATGTTCAGGGCTTTTAG
- a CDS encoding GLPGLI family protein, whose translation MKKLLSIFLIATAVFVNAQDSGETANRFFYELNFKPKKDSAKVDKVITILDITDKNRSIYQDYTIIAQDSIMKLEIEAMQKSGQMKDLSKLIKMPKLSARVYKTYPTMKIQFVEKITSGFTPANIGYVEEPKFAWKILSDKQKIGEYNTQKATTEFGGRKWTAWFSSDIPFQDGPYKFSGLPGLIVKIEDEAKDYSWVLQGNKKVPNYTEYSYIENMMQAKGGKVSEMPRDKFEKKFNEFKKDPFATMRPMLTKEIMSQSIPGMDGTVGDMIKKQEKQYKDFFKAVDNEIEPAYGAIIVGEVERTGTEKAKK comes from the coding sequence ATGAAAAAACTACTTTCAATATTTTTAATTGCAACGGCGGTATTCGTTAATGCTCAGGATTCCGGTGAAACGGCAAACAGATTTTTTTACGAGCTTAACTTTAAGCCTAAAAAAGATTCCGCGAAAGTGGATAAAGTGATCACCATTTTGGATATCACAGATAAGAACAGATCTATCTATCAGGATTACACGATCATCGCTCAGGATTCTATCATGAAGCTGGAAATTGAAGCCATGCAGAAATCCGGTCAGATGAAAGATCTTTCCAAACTGATCAAAATGCCAAAACTGTCTGCAAGGGTTTACAAAACGTATCCTACCATGAAAATTCAGTTTGTAGAGAAAATCACCAGCGGATTTACGCCTGCCAACATCGGATACGTTGAAGAACCGAAATTTGCATGGAAAATTCTTTCAGACAAACAGAAAATCGGAGAATACAACACACAGAAAGCAACTACAGAGTTTGGAGGAAGAAAATGGACAGCATGGTTCAGCTCAGATATTCCTTTTCAGGACGGACCTTACAAATTCTCCGGACTTCCAGGTTTAATTGTAAAAATAGAAGATGAAGCTAAAGATTACTCATGGGTTTTGCAGGGAAACAAAAAAGTACCGAATTATACTGAGTATTCTTACATCGAAAACATGATGCAGGCGAAAGGCGGAAAGGTAAGTGAAATGCCAAGGGATAAATTTGAGAAGAAATTCAACGAATTTAAAAAAGATCCTTTCGCTACCATGAGACCGATGCTGACAAAAGAAATCATGTCACAATCTATCCCAGGAATGGATGGCACTGTAGGCGATATGATTAAAAAACAGGAAAAACAGTACAAAGATTTCTTCAAAGCAGTTGACAACGAAATCGAGCCTGCTTACGGAGCCATAATTGTAGGCGAGGTAGAAAGAACAGGAACTGAAAAAGCAAAAAAATAA
- a CDS encoding ferrous iron transport protein A has protein sequence MKQKDPQKLSQFPKNKKGIIKGYDNEHLTMPTKIIEMGLLPETSFTILYQAPFNGPIYVEFGEEKSRIALREEEGDFIIVEESI, from the coding sequence TTGAAACAGAAAGATCCACAGAAACTGAGTCAGTTCCCAAAAAACAAAAAGGGAATTATAAAAGGTTATGACAATGAGCATTTAACCATGCCTACCAAGATCATCGAAATGGGTCTGCTTCCTGAAACTTCCTTTACAATTCTTTATCAGGCACCTTTCAACGGGCCGATTTATGTGGAATTTGGTGAAGAAAAAAGCAGGATAGCGCTCAGGGAAGAAGAAGGAGATTTTATTATTGTTGAAGAATCGATCTAA
- the feoB gene encoding ferrous iron transport protein B → MQENQEKQVLLVGNPNVGKSTLFNALCNTTQKTGNYAGVTVSSHSGSYSYKNEEVKITDLPGSYSIYPSSEDEAVFSKVLLDKKNYAGVIYILEALSIKRGMLLLQQILDAGLPMIVVLNQVDQAKRRGVDIDVKKLEETLGLKIIQTNAKEQTGIEELKESILKNEFKKSEVSYFAIPAEHKNLVEKIVSHTNSDNNYRAWLSISLGSDERKSVEENSGLKSLNPKRIQVQETVRRYQLADKMLQGIITKKQNAKELLTEKLDKVLVHKFWGYIVFLFVLLIIFQCVFFLAEYPMNWIDELFAWMSGFSGEHLPEGPLNSLISNGIIPGVGGIVIFAPQIGILLFFLYILEDSGYMARVVFLMDRFLRPFGLNGKSIVPLVSGTACAIPAVMSTRNIENLRERLLTILVTPFMTCSARLPVYSIMIGLIISDGNFFGISYKALVLLAMYLLGFFVALLSAFILKYFIKEKGKSYLVMDLPTYKKPLFWYDFKLVLGKVWEFITGAGKIIFVVSIIIWVLSYFGPKLNENEIVATDVELDHSYLARMGRAIEPAIAPLGYDWKMGVGILTSFVAREVFVGTMSTLYSLDDDAPEGKVIDKMRNDVKPDGSKVFSFATGISVLLFYAFAMQCASTVAIVYKETKSWKWTGFQLAMMTGLAYFVSLIAYQILQ, encoded by the coding sequence ATGCAGGAAAATCAAGAAAAACAGGTGCTTTTGGTAGGAAATCCCAACGTGGGAAAGTCTACCCTTTTCAATGCACTTTGCAATACTACCCAAAAAACAGGGAACTATGCTGGAGTAACTGTTTCCAGCCATTCAGGAAGCTATTCATATAAAAATGAAGAAGTAAAAATTACCGATCTTCCGGGATCTTACAGCATTTATCCAAGTTCGGAGGATGAAGCCGTTTTTTCCAAAGTGCTTCTCGACAAAAAAAACTATGCCGGTGTTATTTACATTCTTGAAGCATTAAGCATTAAAAGAGGAATGCTTTTGCTGCAACAGATTCTGGATGCGGGTTTGCCAATGATTGTGGTTCTCAATCAGGTAGATCAGGCTAAAAGAAGAGGTGTAGACATTGATGTAAAAAAACTTGAAGAAACTTTAGGTTTAAAGATCATTCAGACCAACGCCAAAGAACAAACCGGAATTGAAGAACTGAAAGAGTCGATTCTGAAAAATGAATTTAAAAAATCTGAGGTTTCTTATTTTGCAATCCCTGCTGAGCATAAAAATTTAGTTGAAAAAATAGTTTCTCATACAAATTCAGATAATAATTACAGAGCATGGCTGAGTATTTCGCTCGGTTCAGATGAAAGAAAATCTGTTGAAGAAAATTCAGGTTTAAAATCATTAAACCCGAAAAGAATTCAGGTTCAGGAAACGGTACGAAGATATCAGCTTGCAGATAAAATGCTTCAGGGAATTATTACAAAAAAACAAAATGCCAAAGAACTTCTGACCGAGAAATTAGACAAAGTTTTAGTTCATAAATTCTGGGGTTACATCGTATTTCTCTTTGTTTTACTGATTATTTTCCAGTGTGTTTTTTTCCTTGCAGAGTATCCAATGAACTGGATCGATGAATTGTTTGCATGGATGTCCGGTTTTTCTGGCGAACATTTGCCGGAAGGCCCTCTAAATTCTTTAATATCAAACGGAATCATTCCCGGTGTCGGCGGCATCGTAATTTTTGCTCCACAAATCGGGATTTTACTGTTCTTTCTTTATATTCTCGAAGACTCAGGATATATGGCAAGGGTTGTTTTTTTAATGGACAGGTTTCTGCGACCATTTGGCTTAAATGGAAAAAGTATTGTTCCGCTGGTTTCAGGAACTGCCTGCGCAATTCCGGCAGTAATGTCTACGAGAAATATCGAAAATTTAAGAGAAAGATTGCTGACCATTCTGGTAACGCCTTTTATGACGTGCTCGGCAAGGCTGCCGGTGTACAGCATTATGATCGGTTTGATTATTTCAGACGGCAATTTCTTTGGAATTTCCTATAAAGCTCTGGTACTTTTGGCGATGTATCTTTTAGGATTTTTTGTCGCTCTCCTTTCTGCTTTCATCCTGAAATATTTCATCAAAGAGAAAGGTAAATCCTATCTCGTGATGGATCTTCCCACCTATAAAAAACCGCTTTTTTGGTATGACTTTAAACTTGTTTTAGGAAAAGTCTGGGAATTCATCACCGGAGCCGGAAAAATTATTTTCGTTGTCAGTATTATCATTTGGGTGTTAAGCTATTTTGGTCCGAAACTGAATGAAAACGAAATTGTTGCAACCGATGTTGAATTGGATCATTCCTATCTTGCAAGAATGGGAAGGGCCATCGAACCCGCCATCGCTCCACTCGGTTATGACTGGAAAATGGGTGTTGGAATTCTGACGAGTTTTGTAGCAAGAGAAGTTTTTGTGGGAACCATGTCTACTCTTTACAGTCTGGATGACGACGCTCCTGAAGGAAAAGTAATCGACAAAATGAGAAACGATGTAAAACCTGACGGCAGCAAAGTTTTCAGTTTTGCTACAGGAATCTCAGTATTGCTTTTTTACGCTTTTGCCATGCAGTGTGCATCGACAGTTGCCATCGTCTACAAAGAGACAAAAAGCTGGAAATGGACTGGTTTTCAACTGGCAATGATGACCGGTTTGGCATATTTTGTGTCGCTGATTGCTTATCAAATCTTACAGTAA
- a CDS encoding Uma2 family endonuclease: MEITDINQLDPDKDYTYADYLLWKFKERIELFKGKVFKMSPAPARIHQDILRNINRKFDQIFYKMPCKVYFAPFDVRLPNKNGDVYSVVQPDLSVICDLTKLDDRGCLGAPDLIVEILSPGNTKKEQDLKYRIYEEAGVFEYWIVHPTDKNIQVFVLQNGIYIGLKPFTEGEIITSKTFPELSFSTDEIFANV; the protein is encoded by the coding sequence ATGGAAATTACGGACATCAATCAATTAGACCCCGATAAAGATTATACTTACGCAGATTATCTTTTGTGGAAATTCAAAGAAAGAATAGAGCTTTTTAAAGGCAAGGTTTTTAAAATGAGTCCAGCTCCTGCAAGGATTCATCAGGATATTCTGAGAAATATTAATAGAAAATTTGATCAAATATTTTACAAAATGCCATGTAAGGTCTATTTTGCTCCCTTTGATGTGAGACTGCCTAATAAGAATGGTGATGTTTACTCCGTCGTACAGCCAGACTTGAGTGTAATTTGCGACCTAACAAAATTAGACGATAGAGGATGTTTGGGCGCTCCCGATTTAATTGTTGAAATTCTTTCCCCAGGAAATACAAAAAAAGAGCAGGATCTCAAATACCGTATTTACGAAGAAGCTGGTGTTTTTGAATACTGGATCGTGCATCCTACAGATAAAAACATTCAGGTTTTCGTTTTACAGAACGGAATTTACATAGGCTTAAAACCTTTTACTGAAGGCGAAATAATCACATCAAAAACATTTCCGGAACTCAGCTTTTCTACGGATGAAATCTTTGCAAATGTTTAA
- the glmM gene encoding phosphoglucosamine mutase has product MSLIKSISGIRGTIGGKVNDNLTPLDVVKFASAFGTWLQNNKNKKDLTLIIGRDARISGLMVNSLVTATLQGLGINVIDLGLSTTPTVEIMVPELKADGGIILTASHNPKQWNALKLLNEKGEFISGENGAEVLKLAEDEDFNYAEVDDLGKYETREDAFDIHIQQILDLPMVDVEAIKAKKYKVVLDAVNSTGGIAIPMLLEKLGCETVKLYCDPTGHFPHNPEPLKEHLGDICELVIKERADVGIVVDPDVDRLALIDEKGEMFGEEYTLVAVADYLLKNKNGAAISNLSSSRALRDVAKKHNSEYFASAVGEVNVVNLMKEKNAVIGGEGNGGIIYPELHYGRDSLVGVALFLTHLAKENKTVSDLRAGYPAYFMGKKKIELTPEIDVDAILTKMEKEYQNEEVSTVDGVKIDFENNWVHLRKSNTEPIIRIYTEAFSQQEADDLGDKMIDKIKSLI; this is encoded by the coding sequence ATGTCATTAATAAAATCAATCTCAGGAATCCGTGGAACTATCGGTGGAAAAGTAAATGATAACCTTACGCCTTTGGACGTTGTAAAATTTGCTTCTGCGTTCGGAACATGGCTTCAGAATAATAAAAATAAGAAAGATTTAACCTTAATTATCGGTCGCGATGCAAGAATTTCGGGATTGATGGTTAATTCATTGGTTACCGCCACTTTACAAGGCCTAGGAATCAACGTGATTGACCTTGGACTCTCAACTACCCCAACTGTTGAAATCATGGTTCCGGAATTAAAAGCCGATGGAGGAATTATCTTAACAGCATCTCATAATCCAAAACAGTGGAACGCTTTAAAACTTTTAAATGAAAAAGGAGAATTCATCAGCGGAGAAAATGGTGCTGAAGTTTTAAAATTGGCAGAAGACGAAGATTTCAACTACGCAGAGGTGGATGATTTAGGAAAATATGAAACGAGAGAAGATGCGTTTGATATTCATATTCAGCAGATTTTAGATTTGCCGATGGTAGATGTTGAAGCTATTAAAGCTAAAAAATATAAGGTTGTTTTAGATGCCGTGAATTCTACCGGTGGAATTGCCATTCCTATGCTTTTAGAAAAATTAGGCTGCGAAACGGTAAAATTATACTGCGATCCAACTGGTCATTTCCCTCATAATCCTGAACCTTTGAAAGAACATTTGGGAGATATTTGCGAATTGGTTATAAAAGAAAGAGCAGATGTTGGAATCGTTGTAGATCCGGATGTGGATAGATTGGCTTTAATTGACGAAAAAGGTGAAATGTTTGGCGAAGAATATACTTTGGTTGCCGTGGCAGATTATCTTTTAAAGAATAAAAACGGAGCGGCGATTTCAAATCTTTCTTCAAGCCGTGCTTTAAGGGATGTAGCAAAAAAGCACAATTCAGAATACTTTGCAAGTGCTGTAGGAGAAGTAAATGTGGTGAACTTAATGAAAGAGAAAAATGCAGTTATCGGTGGAGAAGGAAACGGTGGAATTATCTATCCTGAACTTCATTACGGAAGAGATTCTTTGGTGGGTGTGGCTTTATTTTTGACTCATTTGGCAAAAGAAAACAAAACAGTTTCTGACCTGAGAGCGGGCTACCCTGCATACTTCATGGGCAAGAAAAAAATTGAGCTTACACCGGAAATTGATGTGGATGCGATTTTAACTAAAATGGAAAAAGAGTATCAAAATGAAGAAGTCTCTACCGTTGACGGTGTAAAAATTGATTTTGAAAACAACTGGGTTCACCTTAGAAAATCGAATACTGAACCGATTATCAGAATTTACACCGAAGCGTTTTCACAGCAAGAAGCTGACGATTTGGGTGACAAAATGATTGATAAGATAAAAAGTTTGATTTAA
- a CDS encoding tetratricopeptide repeat protein produces the protein MEEYFENELVKKFEEMVESNEEFYFDTEELEDIIVYYLELGDFNYADIAVNYGLKLHPNSLEIKIKRLEVLLEWEDYNSAKELIDELKGASMENTDFLVCYAKFYSNLGNPKRSIDICKQALELGEEENFLNNFIADEYMNLGDPFNALKHYQQALKDDPTDEYSLENIMICFNELNRSDEAIAFLNSYLDDFAFSEVAWSEYGQFYFNRKNYEEAIRGFDYLLAINSSAVGVYASKAACYEALKQFDKAIEVYEEMLELEYTKAFTFYKIGLCFKAQKQLFVALTYFQKSLREDPQFYLSMMEQSYLYEEMGALAESLHFAKEATHLNENNLEYQKRLAFLFIESGRFEESLACLKKLVETEPSRFYNWYAYSEVLMLVGEYEEAITVLKMALKSHNRAELYYQLSNCWFNLREQTKGAEALQNALELDPTLVSDMQKKYPFLKDEVKNAKSKVKKKN, from the coding sequence TTGGAAGAATATTTTGAAAATGAACTTGTAAAAAAGTTCGAAGAAATGGTGGAGAGCAATGAGGAATTCTACTTCGATACAGAAGAGCTGGAAGACATTATCGTTTACTACCTTGAGCTTGGAGACTTTAATTATGCTGACATTGCAGTAAATTACGGCCTGAAGCTTCACCCTAATTCTCTGGAAATAAAAATAAAAAGACTTGAAGTTTTACTGGAGTGGGAAGATTACAATTCTGCAAAAGAACTTATTGATGAACTAAAAGGTGCATCAATGGAAAACACTGATTTCTTGGTGTGCTATGCAAAATTTTATTCGAACCTTGGTAATCCGAAAAGGTCTATCGACATTTGTAAGCAGGCTCTGGAACTGGGCGAAGAAGAAAACTTCCTCAACAATTTTATTGCAGACGAATACATGAATCTCGGCGATCCCTTCAATGCTCTGAAACATTATCAGCAGGCTTTGAAAGATGATCCTACAGATGAATATTCATTGGAAAACATTATGATCTGCTTCAACGAACTTAACCGAAGTGACGAAGCTATTGCTTTTCTGAATTCGTATCTGGATGATTTTGCCTTTTCTGAAGTGGCATGGAGCGAGTACGGACAGTTTTATTTCAACAGAAAAAATTACGAAGAGGCTATCCGCGGGTTTGATTATCTGTTGGCCATCAACTCGAGCGCAGTGGGCGTTTATGCAAGCAAAGCTGCCTGTTATGAAGCGTTGAAGCAGTTTGACAAAGCCATCGAAGTGTATGAAGAAATGCTGGAACTTGAATACACCAAAGCATTTACTTTTTACAAAATCGGACTTTGCTTTAAGGCTCAAAAACAGCTTTTCGTGGCACTTACTTACTTCCAAAAGTCATTAAGGGAAGATCCTCAGTTTTATCTTTCAATGATGGAGCAGTCGTATCTGTACGAAGAAATGGGTGCCTTGGCAGAATCGCTGCACTTTGCCAAAGAAGCCACTCATCTGAACGAAAACAATCTGGAATATCAGAAGAGACTCGCTTTCCTATTTATTGAATCGGGCAGGTTTGAAGAAAGCCTAGCATGTTTAAAGAAACTGGTAGAGACAGAGCCATCACGTTTTTACAACTGGTATGCGTACAGCGAAGTTCTAATGCTCGTTGGAGAATACGAAGAAGCGATTACCGTTTTAAAAATGGCACTAAAATCGCACAACAGAGCCGAGTTGTATTACCAGCTCAGCAATTGCTGGTTTAATCTCAGAGAGCAGACGAAAGGCGCAGAAGCACTGCAAAACGCATTAGAGCTTGATCCTACTTTGGTTTCGGATATGCAGAAAAAATATCCATTTCTGAAAGACGAGGTTAAAAATGCCAAGTCTAAAGTAAAAAAGAAAAATTAA
- a CDS encoding PAS domain-containing sensor histidine kinase, which translates to MSDESFSQNLIIQALASSPAPTAIYSGEDIVIRFANAGMLDLWGKDSSVIGKTLMEAIPELEGQPFLELLQEVWRSGETYSVYEAPAKLIKNGEEKLDYFDYEYKALTDENGKTWCILNTALEVTSRREFLQQIKEKEEREHALNEEMAATLEELTSTNEELSLSIRQLAESREYIRTIIEQAPVGIAMLKGPNHVIEIANPAILNIWGRKESEVIGRPHQEARPEIRDQFVNQWLSEVFHSGKPRINSEFTVKLYHNDGLRDAIVNSIYQPIFSDRGDVSGVLVILEEITQQFLQRRKNANDQQMLALAIDAGELATFYYQPATNLFSGNNLLKTWFGLSSEENIDLSVALDVIVPEDRERVIEAISNSLRKDSDGHYFIEYKIQNNTDQKVRLLQANGRVFFDNDGNALSLNGTLRDITEQKKEDQRKDDFMGMVSHELKTPLTSLKAYLQMMQRMGENTDSSRQQNMLEKSVKQVDYMNSMINGFLNVSRLDSAQMHIEKTVFDFELLFAEIEDEVLSTTTNRNFVFKSAGQKLILADRGKISQVLHNLIGNAVKYSVSGTPIILEYGDFGINELKITVTDHGIGIPEADQHRIFDRYYRVKDANSRSIAGFGIGLYLSKEIIELHKGKILVESVKDSSTTFSVILPLGDHS; encoded by the coding sequence TTGTCAGACGAAAGCTTCAGCCAGAATTTAATTATTCAGGCACTGGCTTCTTCACCGGCTCCAACAGCCATTTATTCAGGTGAAGATATTGTTATCCGCTTTGCAAATGCGGGTATGCTTGATTTGTGGGGCAAAGACTCGTCTGTGATCGGTAAAACACTGATGGAAGCCATTCCTGAACTCGAAGGGCAGCCATTCTTAGAATTATTACAGGAAGTCTGGCGTTCCGGCGAAACATATTCTGTTTACGAAGCTCCGGCAAAACTGATTAAAAACGGTGAGGAAAAGCTTGATTATTTTGATTACGAGTACAAAGCACTTACAGATGAAAACGGTAAAACTTGGTGCATACTCAACACCGCACTCGAAGTAACTTCACGCCGGGAATTTCTGCAGCAGATCAAAGAAAAAGAAGAAAGAGAGCACGCTCTTAATGAGGAAATGGCAGCAACGCTTGAGGAGCTGACTTCCACCAACGAAGAACTCAGTCTTTCAATAAGGCAGCTTGCAGAAAGCCGAGAGTACATCCGTACAATAATTGAGCAGGCTCCTGTGGGAATTGCGATGCTTAAAGGACCTAACCATGTGATCGAAATTGCCAATCCGGCTATTCTGAATATATGGGGACGCAAAGAATCTGAAGTGATAGGCCGTCCGCATCAGGAAGCCCGCCCAGAGATACGTGACCAGTTTGTAAACCAATGGCTCAGCGAAGTTTTCCACAGTGGAAAGCCAAGAATCAACTCTGAATTCACAGTAAAACTATACCATAACGATGGATTAAGAGATGCAATTGTAAACTCCATCTATCAGCCTATTTTTTCTGATCGCGGTGATGTTTCGGGCGTTCTTGTGATTTTGGAAGAGATTACACAACAGTTTCTCCAGCGACGCAAAAATGCAAATGATCAGCAGATGCTCGCTCTTGCCATTGATGCCGGTGAACTTGCTACTTTTTATTATCAGCCGGCTACCAATCTTTTTTCGGGAAACAATTTACTTAAAACATGGTTCGGTTTGTCTTCCGAAGAAAATATAGACCTCTCTGTAGCACTGGATGTTATCGTTCCTGAAGACCGTGAACGGGTAATTGAAGCTATAAGTAATTCGCTTCGTAAAGATTCAGACGGTCATTATTTTATCGAATATAAAATCCAGAACAATACAGACCAAAAGGTGAGACTTCTGCAGGCAAATGGCAGAGTTTTCTTTGATAATGACGGCAACGCATTAAGCCTGAACGGTACTTTAAGAGATATTACCGAACAGAAAAAAGAAGATCAGCGCAAGGATGATTTTATGGGAATGGTGAGTCATGAACTTAAGACACCGCTTACTTCATTAAAAGCATATCTTCAGATGATGCAGAGGATGGGAGAAAATACAGACAGCTCGAGGCAACAGAATATGCTGGAAAAGTCTGTAAAACAGGTTGATTATATGAACAGTATGATTAATGGTTTCCTGAATGTATCCAGACTGGATTCTGCACAGATGCACATTGAAAAAACAGTTTTCGATTTCGAATTGTTATTTGCAGAAATTGAAGATGAAGTGCTTTCAACGACTACCAACCGTAATTTTGTTTTTAAATCTGCCGGCCAGAAATTAATACTTGCAGACCGTGGAAAAATCTCTCAGGTACTACACAATCTTATCGGGAATGCCGTAAAATACTCGGTTAGCGGTACCCCAATTATTTTAGAATATGGAGATTTTGGCATTAACGAATTGAAAATTACCGTAACAGATCATGGCATCGGAATACCCGAGGCAGATCAGCACAGAATCTTCGACCGTTACTACCGCGTAAAGGATGCAAACAGCAGATCAATCGCAGGATTCGGTATCGGACTTTATCTTTCCAAAGAAATTATTGAGCTTCATAAAGGGAAGATTCTTGTTGAAAGCGTTAAAGATAGCAGTACGACGTTCTCAGTTATTTTACCTCTAGGTGATCATTCCTGA
- a CDS encoding ADP-ribosylglycohydrolase family protein yields the protein MKNSIKSGIFGVCIGDALGVPVEFRSRDELRRSPVTTMRAMGTHRQPAGTWSDDSSLALCLVDSLCVGYDLEDMALKFLQWYNEEIWTPHGSVFDIGIATSQAIRRISKGTSPNLCGGTSEFDNGNGSLMRILPLLFYIKDLPIEERFDKVKEVSSITHGHIRSVLACFIYLEFTLEILTGKGKWEAYRIMQETVRDFLDHNPICSQEEMNKFHRILELKVGEYDLAPLYTLQDGEIGSSGYVLASLEASLWCFLTTESYSEAVLKAVNLGDDTDTTGAITGGIAGIYYGFENIPQEWVSDLVRKDDIENLCLKLEKKLFPNQE from the coding sequence ATGAAAAACAGTATAAAATCAGGGATTTTCGGAGTTTGCATTGGCGATGCTTTGGGCGTTCCGGTGGAATTTAGAAGCAGAGATGAATTAAGACGTTCTCCAGTTACAACGATGAGAGCTATGGGAACTCACCGTCAACCCGCTGGAACTTGGAGTGACGACAGTTCTTTAGCATTATGTCTTGTTGATAGTCTTTGTGTTGGATATGATTTAGAAGATATGGCACTAAAGTTTTTGCAGTGGTACAATGAAGAAATCTGGACACCGCACGGGAGTGTTTTCGATATAGGTATTGCCACATCGCAGGCTATTCGTAGAATCAGCAAAGGAACTTCACCAAATTTGTGTGGCGGAACGTCTGAGTTTGATAATGGCAATGGTTCCTTAATGAGAATTTTGCCTCTGTTATTTTACATTAAAGATTTACCAATTGAAGAACGTTTCGATAAAGTAAAAGAGGTTTCCAGCATTACACACGGGCATATTCGCTCAGTTTTGGCTTGTTTTATTTACCTTGAATTTACATTGGAAATTCTGACAGGAAAAGGTAAATGGGAAGCATACAGAATTATGCAGGAAACTGTTCGGGACTTTTTGGATCACAATCCTATCTGTTCTCAGGAAGAAATGAATAAATTCCACCGAATTTTAGAATTAAAAGTTGGTGAATATGATTTGGCTCCGTTATATACCTTACAGGATGGGGAAATAGGTTCTTCAGGCTACGTTCTTGCTAGTTTGGAAGCTTCTCTTTGGTGTTTCCTAACTACTGAAAGTTATTCTGAAGCAGTTTTGAAAGCCGTCAATTTGGGAGATGATACCGACACAACGGGAGCAATCACTGGCGGAATTGCTGGAATTTATTACGGTTTTGAAAATATTCCTCAGGAATGGGTGTCTGATTTGGTAAGAAAAGATGATATTGAAAATCTCTGCCTCAAATTAGAAAAAAAGCTGTTCCCGAATCAGGAATGA